Proteins encoded in a region of the Geobacillus genomosp. 3 genome:
- a CDS encoding DnaA N-terminal domain-containing protein yields the protein MKEHHLWGQVKTKLAQKLPGPSFDTWFASTAVTVDEDWLIIECLNEIQCEWLQTTYGGLISETVREVFGRNMRIFVSVHGERQKIEKRLEQRYGAPMTFRQYITRLEQQMDELEKRIDQYARIIDELLASRPIH from the coding sequence GTGAAGGAGCATCATCTGTGGGGACAAGTGAAAACGAAGCTTGCGCAAAAGCTGCCCGGCCCGTCGTTTGACACGTGGTTCGCGTCGACGGCGGTGACGGTGGATGAGGATTGGCTCATCATCGAATGCCTAAATGAGATTCAATGCGAATGGCTGCAAACAACATATGGCGGACTCATCAGTGAAACCGTACGCGAAGTGTTTGGCCGCAACATGCGCATCTTCGTTTCGGTCCATGGCGAGCGGCAGAAAATCGAAAAGCGGCTTGAACAGCGATACGGCGCCCCGATGACTTTCCGCCAATACATCACCCGCCTTGAGCAGCAAATGGATGAACTGGAGAAGCGCATTGACCAGTACGCGCGCATCATCGATGAGCTGCTTGCGTCCCGCCCAATCCACTGA